In Hyperolius riggenbachi isolate aHypRig1 chromosome 10, aHypRig1.pri, whole genome shotgun sequence, a genomic segment contains:
- the LOC137535417 gene encoding oocyte zinc finger protein XlCOF22-like: MMESQPPLTSPDVSSNRNLTERCTGPLYSWDCLQEDPTIRHHYQDGEHENVVVKEEEEETYLKSDQQFMEGKMMGTYKEEEQETHVRSDQQSAEKGNMMTTNKEDEEEAYVRSDQQSMEEGVMMVTIKEEEEEIDIRSGQQSAEDGDVIRIIKVEDTFAEGRADCTTDDDVTGQDSPADILVTPNIPPDSPHLSNPEGPCNQHSSPPAGGSHSCSTCGKCFSCKSKLVSHERSHTGEKPYSCAVCGKCFGRKSNLVTHGRSHTGEKPYSCAECGKCFLQKSDLAIHERSHTGEKPYSCAECWKCFGSKGMLVKHKRTHTGEKPYSCSECGKSFACKGKLVKHKRTHTGEKPYSCAECGKCFLVKSNLAVHKRSHTGEKPYSCAECGKGFVQKAQLTIHERFHTGERPYSCAECGKCFVRKSQLVRHEKNHVNSCAECGKWFGSEGRLAKHKRTHTGEKPHSCAECGKCYRHKTDLVNHKRKHSGEKPYLCAKCGECFRYKADLAKHEYTHYLEGLFIN, translated from the exons ATGATGGAGagtcagccgcccctcacatcaccgg atgtatccagtaacagaaacctaacagagagatgtacaggtcctctttattcctgggATTGTCTACAGGAAGATCCTACCATCCGCcatcattatcag GATGGAGAACATGAAAAtgttgtggttaaagaggaagaagaagagacatatctgAAGAGTGATCAGCAGTTTATGGAGGGTAAGATGATGGGGACATACAAAGAGGAAGAACAGGAGacacatgtgaggagtgatcagcagtctgcagaAAAGGGTAACATGATGACAACAAATAAAGAGGACGAAGAAgaggcgtatgtgaggagtgatcagcagtctatggaggagggtgtcatgatggtgacaattaaagaagaagaagaggagatcgATATAAGGAGTGGTCAGCAGTCTGCGGAGGATGGAGATGTGATAAGGATAATTAAAGTGGAGGACACTTTTGCAGAGGGCAGAGCAG actgtacaacggatgatgatgtcactggacaagactctcctgcagatatcctggttaccccaaatattcccccagactccccccacctgtctaaccctgaggggccttgtaaccagcacagctctccccctgctggagggtctcattcctgttctacatgtgggaaatgtttttcttgcAAATCAAAGCTTgttagtcatgagagatctcacactggtgagaagccctattcatgtgccgtgtgtgggaaatgttttgggcgtaaatcaaatcttgtcacacatggtagatctcacactggtgagaagccctactcatgtgctgagtgtgggaaatgctttttgCAAAAATCAGATCTtgccatacatgagagatctcacactggtgagaagccctattcatgtgctgagtgttggAAATGTTTTGGAAGTAAAGGCATGCTTGTCAAACacaagagaactcacactggtgagaaaccttattcatgttctgagtgtgggaagagTTTTGCATGTAAAGGCAAGCTTGTCAAACacaagagaactcacactggtgagaagccctattcatgtgctgagtgtgggaaatgctttttgGTTAAATCGAATCTTGCTgttcataagagatctcacactggtgagaagccctattcatgtgctgagtgtgggaaaggttttgtacAAAAAGCACAACTTACTATtcatgagagatttcacactggtgaaaggccatattcatgtgctgagtgtgggaaatgttttgttcggaaATCACAGCTAGTCAGACATGAGAAAAATCATgtcaattcatgtgctgagtgtgggaaatggtttggaaGTGAAGGCAGGCTTGCCAAACacaagagaactcacactggtgagaagccgcattcatgtgctgagtgtgggaaatgttatagaCATAAAACAGATCTTGTCAACCACAAGAGAAAACAcagtggtgagaagccctatctaTGTGCGAAGTGTGGTGAATGTTTTAGATATAAAGCTGACCTTGCCAAACATGAGTACACACACTATTTAGAAGGCCTATTTAttaactga